One region of Paralichthys olivaceus isolate ysfri-2021 chromosome 12, ASM2471397v2, whole genome shotgun sequence genomic DNA includes:
- the srsf5a gene encoding serine and arginine rich splicing factor 5a, producing MSGCRVFIGRLSPHARERDVEKFFKGYGRIREINLKNGFGFVEFDDHRDADDAVYELNGKELCSERVTIEHARSRRGRGGGPGMGRFSSGSSGGGGGGGGYRPSRSSGSRYGPPVRTDHRLIVENLSSRISWQDLKDLMRKAGEVTFVDAHRPNKNEGVVEFASRSDMKNAISKLDGTELNGRKLKIFEDSRSRSKSRSRSRSYSRSKSRSRSRNRSRSRSRSLSRTPEKKSSGGSKGAARSPSRSKSRSKSRSRSRSRSPAPAQNKQSRSRSRSRSRSRSRSRSRSASADSKH from the exons ATGAGTGGCTGTCGTGTCTTCATCGGCCGTTTGAGCCCACatgccagagagagagacgtggagAAGTTTTTCAAGGGATATGGACGGATTCGGGAGATCAACTTGAAGAATGGATTTGGCTTCGTG GAATTCGACGACCATAGAGATGCAGATGATGCTGTGTACGAGTTGAATGGAAAGGAGTTGTGCAGTGAAAG GGTCACTATCGAGCATGCTCGCTCCAGACGAGGAAGAGGTGGCGGCCCTGGAATGGGACGTTTCAGTAGCGGCAGCAGTGGGGGTGGCGGCGGTGGCGGCGGCTATCGTCCATCTCGCAGCAGTGGATCCAG GTACGGCCCTCCTGTGCGGACGGACCACAGGCTCATTGTAGAGAACCTCTCTTCACGGATTAGCTGGCAG GACCTGAAAGACCTGATGAGAAAAGCAGGTGAAGTTACCTTTGTGGACGCTCACAGGCCCAACAAAAACGAAGG GGTGGTTGAGTTTGCATCTCGCAGTGACATGAAGAACGCCATTTCCAAGCTCGATGGGACAGAACTGAACGGACGCAAACTGAAGATATTTGAGGACAGCAGaag TCGCAGCAAGAGCCGTTCCCGCTCCCGCAGCTACTCTCGTTCCAAGAGTCGCTCCCGCAGCCGCAACCGCTCCAGGAGCCGCTCCAGGTCTCTCAGCCGCACCCCAGAGAAGAAGTCGTCAGGTGGAAGCAAGGGCGCAGCCAGATCCCCCTCCAGGTCCAAGTCTCGCTCCAAGTCCCGCTCCAGGTCTCGCTCGCGCTCACCAGCCCCGGCTCAGAACAAACAGTCTCGCTCCCGTTCTCGCTCTCGTTCTCGGTCCCGCTCTCGTTCACGTTCTCGCTCCGCCTCAGCAGACAGCAAACACTGA